Proteins from a genomic interval of Schaalia odontolytica:
- the rplI gene encoding 50S ribosomal protein L9 yields the protein MATTKLILTHDVPGLGHAGEVVEVKAGYARNYLVPRGFAAKWTAGAQKQIDQIAAARRRHEIATIDDARAVRDALQGGAVVEITGKVGKAGRLFGAVSAAQIADAVKEQLGQTIDRRRVIIASPIKAVGDYTVTVGLHPEVSATLKVRVSATK from the coding sequence ATGGCTACCACGAAACTGATCCTCACCCACGACGTCCCGGGCCTCGGCCACGCCGGCGAGGTCGTTGAGGTCAAGGCTGGCTACGCCCGCAACTACCTGGTTCCGCGCGGCTTTGCCGCGAAGTGGACCGCTGGCGCCCAGAAGCAGATCGACCAGATCGCCGCGGCCCGTCGCCGCCACGAGATCGCCACAATCGACGACGCTCGCGCGGTGCGCGACGCCCTGCAGGGTGGCGCCGTCGTCGAGATCACCGGCAAGGTTGGCAAGGCCGGACGCCTCTTCGGCGCCGTTTCCGCCGCTCAGATCGCTGACGCGGTCAAGGAGCAGCTGGGCCAGACCATCGACCGTCGTCGCGTCATCATCGCCTCGCCCATCAAGGCCGTCGGCGACTACACGGTGACCGTCGGCCTGCACCCCGAGGTGTCCGCGACCCTGAAGGTCCGCGTGTCCGCCACGAAGTGA
- the rpsR gene encoding 30S ribosomal protein S18, with protein MAKPQLRNKPIKKKANPLKSAKIDKIDYKDTALLRKFISDRGKIRARRVTGVSTQEQRKIARAVKNAREMALLPYSSTGR; from the coding sequence ATGGCGAAGCCCCAACTTCGCAACAAGCCCATCAAGAAGAAGGCCAACCCGCTGAAGTCGGCCAAGATCGACAAGATCGACTACAAGGACACCGCGCTGCTGCGTAAGTTCATCTCGGACCGCGGCAAGATCCGCGCTCGCCGCGTGACCGGTGTTTCCACGCAGGAGCAGCGCAAGATCGCTCGCGCCGTCAAGAACGCGCGTGAGATGGCCCTGCTGCCCTACTCCTCGACCGGCCGCTGA